The genomic DNA ACTTCCGTCAACTCTAATAAATTTGGAGGAAGAAGTGTTCTCAGGTGATACTAGTTTGAAAACAGCAATGATAAAGTCAGGATTGGATACTATACCTAAAAAAGTATTTTATGGCTGTGAAAAATTAGAATCTGCAGTACTTCCAGAAGGACTTACTACAATAGATGAGCAAGCTTTTTACAAATGTGCAGCTCTTAAATCCCTAGATTTACCATCATCACTTGAAAGTATCAATTATGCTGCGTTCCAGGAGTGTAGTTCATTAACTGATGTGGCAATTAAAGAGGGACTTACTATGATAGATGAGTATGCATTTTACAAATGTAGTTCTCTTGAATCTATAGTGCTTCCAGCGACTCTTGATAACCTTAATTATGCTGCATTTGCAAGCTGTACTTCATTGTCTGATGTAACAATAAGTGATGGTCTAGAGACGATTGGATACAGTGTGTTTTTGGATAGTAGCAATATCAAGGAAATCAATATACCAGCTAGTATTACAACAATAAATGAATGGGCATTTTCAGGTATAGATAATGCAGCTAATATCAACGTAGATCCAGCGAATCAGAATTATTCTGATATAGATGGCGTATTGTATGATAAGGAAGGCAAAACTTTGATACAGTATCTCAAGTCAAAGGGAACTCATTATGATATACCAGAGGGTGTAGTCAAGATAGCAAAAGGTGCATTTATGAAAACTGGTATAGAGACGGTAACTATGCCAAGTAGCTTAGAAGAGGTAGGATTTAGTGCATTTGAGAATTGTCAGGGAATAACAGACATAGAGGTTTCTCCAAATGTAACAATTTTAAATCACTACGCATTCTACAAGGCAGGTAATCTTGAAAGAATAGTTTTACCAGATGGACTTACAACTATTGGAAATAATGCATTTAAGCGAGCAGAGAAATTAGCAAATATAATTATACCGAATACTGTTACTAGTATAGGTGACTCAACATTTAAAGAGTGTAGAAGTTTAACAGAAATTACAATACCTAATTCAGTTCAGCGAATTGGAAAAGAAGTATTTGTAAGTTGTGATAATTTGAAAAAGGTAATAGTAGATAATGTAGCTGGAGAACTGCAAATTGGAGATAATGCTATTCCTGATTCTGTTGAAGTGGTTTATCTCAGAACAGAAGTTGGTGATGACCAAAAAGTAACAATGTCTGATGAAGTAAAAGCATTCTATGTAGATTTATTTAATGAAAATGATGGGGACTACAAAAATTTGACAGATGAAGCAAAGACTTCATATGCACCATTAACTACGGATCATGTATTTACAGTAGCTGATATGAAAATGCTCAAAAATTTCTATGTCGGTGATAGAAATGTAGATGATAGCTTGGTAGCACCTTTAAAATATGCGATTAATCTAGAGTCGTTTATAGTTGAGCTTGATGATAGTGCTCATAGCAGAGACTTAGTGAACTTTAGTTGTTTGAAAAATTGTAAGAAAGTAAAAAAAGTTTATTATTTGAATAATGATCTGAATATGGATAGCGAATCGGAAGATGCAGATGGAAGTGGAACTTGCAGTATCCACGGTTGTGGGAATACTAAAGATCCTCTCAAAGATATAAGTGCACTTACTACTATGTCAGGTCTTGAAGATTTGAGAATAAACATGACTGAGCTGAGAGATTTGATGCCAATAAATAATCTTTGGTTAAAGACAATTATAGTTCCAGGAAATAAAATAGAATCTGTAAATGATTCTATAGGTAATATGACTTCTTTAGAGGTAATAGATATAGGACACAATAGATTAACGAGTATCATGAATTTCGAACATTTATCGAATTTAAAAACAGCTTATGTAAATGATAATGGCATAAGGGATATAAGTTATTTTTCTAAGGTAAGTGGATTAGAAGCACTTTCAATAAATGGTAATCCATTGCCAGAAGATTATATGACATCTATTAGAACACTTTCAAAAGTTAATAGATTAAATATAGCAGATATAAGTTCTGATGATTTTGAATGGATGAAAACATTCGTGGTTAGAGATCAAGATGGTGTATCAACAATATTAGAAAACAATGCTAGAGTATTTACGTTTGGAAAGCTAAAGATTGAATTAGAAGCAACTCAAGATATGATAAATGATGGAGTGCTTACTATCAAAAATCCACTTAAAGGTTTAGTAGGTGAGCCAGTTGCACAAAATACTATAGATGCGAATCAAAATGTAAATATTGATGGAGATGATATAAAAATTACATTATCAAATCCAAGCGATAGTGTAGTAGAGGTTAGCTACCCTGTATATACTAAGGATTCAAGCAAAATGTTTGGTGGAAAAGAAGCTAGTATTTCAGGGAAAGTTACACTTAAGATAACTATAGATGATGGTGGCGAAAGTGCACCAGAAAGTTCTAACTAGATATAAAACTAGATTTAAAAACTATATAGTAGTCACATAATTAAACTACAAAACAGAGTATTCGATGATTGGTTCAAAATCAAGTCGTTAAGGATGAAGCCAATTATCGAATGCTTTTTGTATAAAAAATGACTATATGATAACTAGAGCGAAGGGGTGGCTGGTCTCAAAACGTGTAGAATAGCAATTCATTATAAGTATTATAAATGTGTTTTTTTTATTTATAATATATTTTTATATTGGTGGATTAGTGTGAATATTAATGATAAACTCGTGAAAGCGTTGTTTTATAGATTTTATTTGAATATAGGGGGAGTAGGAAGTATGAAAATAAGTAGAAGCAAGAATTTTTTATCTACAGCATTGGCAACATCGATGCTGTTAGGAGCGGGAGCAAGTGCCATACCAGCTGATGTAGTGGTTGTAGGTGATGATGTATTTTCTATAGGGGATTTGGAACAAGATTGGGCAATAAGTGAGCTTAACGAAGCTATTTTTAAAAGTGAAGAGATTTATTATAGTATAAGTGGAATCACTGAAGAGTTGGTTAGTATAGAAGATAAATCGACTATATCAGAAGAAAACAAAAAAAAGTTAGTTGATTTAAAATTGCATGATGAAGGTGGCAATGTTATACAATATTCTGATGTAGAAGCAGAAAAAGGAAAAATTTTAGTTAAGGACAGTTCTTCACTGAAAAAATATATAAATGATTCTAGAATTTCAGAAGTAGTATTGGATGCTGATATAGAATTAGAAAATGTAGCATTAGAGGTTAAGCAGATGGTTAATATTGACCTCAATGGTAAAAAACTCAAGGGCGAGTTAAAATTTGATGCTAATCAGAAGGGTAAAATCAAAATAAAATCTGATAAACCAGGAAGTTTTATAGAAAAAGTTAGTAGCGAATCGGGAGAGCTAGAAGTAGAAGTAGATGATAACGTAACTATTGAAGAGACGGATAATGTTCAAAAACCTCAGACAAGTGGTGAGTCAGAGAAACCAAGTACGCCAAGCACACCAAGTACACCGATTCAAAAATTAAGTGTAGAGGTTGAGTCAAAAGCTGATTTTGAAAAAGCAGTAGAGAATAGTTTAGTGGAAAAAATTACAATCAAAGGTGATTTTTATGCTGATTTAACTGTAGATGATAGAAGAAATAATGATTTAGTAATAGATTTACAATCATCTAAAAAAATTAATGATATAAGATTAGATACAGATTCGAATTGTAATATAAAAGTAGTTGGAAATGATGATGCGGAATTTACTTCTATGATAGTCGACATGGAAAATGGTGGTGCTGAATGTAATGTTGATGTCAGAGATGATGTTGTAGTTAAGGCAATTAAAGATACATTCGTTATGAAGGGAAAAGCTAGAGAGATTATCGTAGAGGGTAGTAGTAGTATTCAAATGGAAACAGAAAACGGTTCTAGCAAGCCAGCTATAAATATTGATACTAATGAAATGGTCAAATTGGTTGGAAGAGTTGGTGAAATCAATTTAGTCAACAATAAAGCTAATTTGGTTCTGGAAACCGATTCAGTAGAAAAAGTTATTGGTACTACATTTGATCAATTAGTTTCAGCAAATAAGGCAATGAACTTAGAGATTGAAGGAAAGATCGGGGAAGTAAAAATAGCAGAAGAAAATTCGGTTTTAATTGGTACAGCTGATGTAGCAAAGTTGTCAACACAAGCATCTATGAAAGTAGACACAAATGGTAGGATTGATAGAATAGAGATTTTGGAAAGTGCTCAGGGAAAAGTAACTATAGAATTTGGAGATGATATTTCTGTTACTGAGATAGTAAATGCTGGGGATGCTAATGTGGAGTTGGTTAATTCAGATTTAGTTGTAAAAAACAAGCAAAAAGCACCAAATGGTGTGTCTATTCAAAGAGATGGAAATTCGTTTAAATTAGCAAATACTACTAGTGAAATGGAGTATGCTACAGCTAGCGATGCCTCACCTGAATTATGGACTCAATGTGGTGATGGTGAAACTCCAGTTTCATCAGGAACTTACTACGTGAGATATGCGGCCAGTGAATCTAATGGAAATACTGCAAGTGCAATTGTGAAAATAGTTGCTGAGATTATACCAAATGATTCGCTAAGGAAATTAGTGGTAGCGTGTTTGAATAAATCGTCTTATAGAGTAGATGGTGCTGAATGGACTGAGCAGGATCCAGAGACGTACAAGCCTAGTGTGGAAGACATAAAGAAATTAAAGAAGATTTATAGCTGGAGAATGCCAGATACTGGCGATGAAAAGGATATAAATGATTTAGAGGGTTTACAATATGCTGAAAATCTAGAAGCATTTAACTTTAGTAATGGTGGATTGAATGATGTATCACAACTTAAGAATTTGCCAAAGCTTACAAAATTGATGCTTTCAGGAAATAAGATAAAGGATCTTAGAGCTATACAGGGTATGTCATCAATCACATATTTGAATTTAGCTAAAAATGGAGTAAGAGAAGTTGTAGATTTGAGTAGTCTTACATCACTTGAAGAATTGTATTTAGACAACAATGAAATTGAAAATTTGGCGAATATTGGCAACATTCCTAATCTGACTACGTTGGATGTTGGATACAATAAAATAAAGAATTTGAATGGAATAGAAAATTTAACAAAAGTGAACGATTTGAATGCAGTTTACAATGAAATATCAGATATATCGTCGCTAAGAAATTTGACAGAACTTAAAAAATTACTTATTTACAACAATAATATAAGTGATATGTCAGCTCTTTCAAATCTGACGAAATTGGAAGAATTTGAAATCATGTATAATAAATTGACTGATGTTTCTGCATTGTCGGGCATTACTAGTTTGAAGCATTTGAGTATAAGAAATAATAAAATATACGATATATCTAGTTTGAGCAATTTAACAAATTTAGAGTACTTCCATATATATGAAAATGAAGTTGAAGATATATCAATTTTGAGAAATATGACGAAGATAACAGAATTTAATTTTAGTAGAAACAATGTTAAGGATTTAACTCCAATATCAAATCTTCCATTGTTATCGTGGTTATATGGATATGAAAATGAGGTAGAAGATATAGCACCTGCAATGACTTTACCTAAACTTACTACTTTGAATTTACAGAGAAATTCAGTATTAGATTTAAGACCGCTTAAAGACAAAGTCAAATATCAAGGGGAGTATGGAGAAGCTTATAAGGATATAATAATAACTGGAGGGCATAGAGTTATAAGACTTGATCCAGAAAAAGATATAGATTTTGAGAAACAAAATAAACATTGGGTAGTTCAAACTAAAAATCCAGTCAGACTTT from Tissierellales bacterium includes the following:
- a CDS encoding leucine-rich repeat protein, which translates into the protein MKRSKCFISIALATSMLFGGGVANAIPKDIVVVGNEVFSIEDLEQEWAIDEINDAIFKSEEIYYNISGITEDLIDIDDKLPISKENKEKLVELNLHEDGGNVIQYPNVEAEKGKIVVKDSSSLKKYINDSRISEVVLDADIELEDQLLEVKQMVDIDLNGRKLKGELKFDADQKGKIKIKSDKPGSFIEKVSSESGELELEVDDKVAIGETDNVQKPQTSGETDKPSTPSTPSTPSTPSTPSTPSKSKEAKAIEDEIAKLPSLEEMTLDSKIQIETLLSKYNSLTDSQKQEVENYNVLEQSKQKIDQLSVDEDGICKEYKDGDALIATLYNNGNLVINDGISELGEKLFESETRIKSVTIPEGVTQIGKMAFYKCSNLKEIIMPNSVEGIGYGAFARCTGLRTITLNDGLKRISGGGFLGCSALENIVIPDSVNDIDEKSFSECTSLKTIKLPSGINKINKNVFLGCDSLESLVIPENVSVIYSESFEGVDGSVISVAEENVNFVAEEGAIYTKDKSKLIMFLNKDETNYTVKSFVKSIESKAFSKSNIEMITLPSTLESLEAGVFYKNTSLKTVIIEAGLKTIPTYSFADCENLESVILPEGITSIGKKAFYKCSALKSIELPSTLINLEEEVFSGDTSLKTAMIKSGLDTIPKKVFYGCEKLESAVLPEGLTTIDEQAFYKCAALKSLDLPSSLESINYAAFQECSSLTDVAIKEGLTMIDEYAFYKCSSLESIVLPATLDNLNYAAFASCTSLSDVTISDGLETIGYSVFLDSSNIKEINIPASITTINEWAFSGIDNAANINVDPANQNYSDIDGVLYDKEGKTLIQYLKSKGTHYDIPEGVVKIAKGAFMKTGIETVTMPSSLEEVGFSAFENCQGITDIEVSPNVTILNHYAFYKAGNLERIVLPDGLTTIGNNAFKRAEKLANIIIPNTVTSIGDSTFKECRSLTEITIPNSVQRIGKEVFVSCDNLKKVIVDNVAGELQIGDNAIPDSVEVVYLRTEVGDDQKVTMSDEVKAFYVDLFNENDGDYKNLTDEAKTSYAPLTTDHVFTVADMKMLKNFYVGDRNVDDSLVAPLKYAINLESFIVELDDSAHSRDLVNFSCLKNCKKVKKVYYLNNDLNMDSESEDADGSGTCSIHGCGNTKDPLKDISALTTMSGLEDLRINMTELRDLMPINNLWLKTIIVPGNKIESVNDSIGNMTSLEVIDIGHNRLTSIMNFEHLSNLKTAYVNDNGIRDISYFSKVSGLEALSINGNPLPEDYMTSIRTLSKVNRLNIADISSDDFEWMKTFVVRDQDGVSTILENNARVFTFGKLKIELEATQDMINDGVLTIKNPLKGLVGEPVAQNTIDANQNVNIDGDDIKITLSNPSDSVVEVSYPVYTKDSSKMFGGKEASISGKVTLKITIDDGGESAPESSN